In one window of Schistosoma haematobium chromosome 5, whole genome shotgun sequence DNA:
- the NDUFB10 gene encoding NADH dehydrogenase (Ubiquinone) 1 beta subcomplex, 10 (EggNog:ENOG410VEC5~COG:C~BUSCO:EOG091G1BQN): protein MGGSGDHGHDGHDDVTREELFKEFKPSIKYRFTSIVGSIIDKPVSLFREQVVNRVRTPYPYYHKRYDRVPTIDQCLTNDLACIEEANQQFHRDRLVDLNIVRVLRKRKNECMRWYNYEKEDVYQFCGPMFTEYEDAAVNYYIKYGELHWSTSVVDAFMKQKHRLLWEKRYGPVGKASDEKKKLAAAGDKATKEGNFISKIREIGFGRDIPKEVHL, encoded by the exons ATGGGAGGCAGTGGTGATCATGGTCATGATGGCCATGATGATGTTACTAGGGAAGAACTCTTTAAAGAGTTCAAACCAAGCATTAAATACCGATTTACTAGTATCGTTGGGTCAATAATTGACAAACCTGTCTCTCTTTTTCGCG AACAAGTTGTTAACAGAGTTCGCACTCCATACCCATATTATCATAAGCGGTACGACCGTGTTCCAACGATTGACCAGTGTTTAACTAATGACTTGGCTTGCATCGAGGAGGCCAATCAGCAATTTCATAGAGACCG GCTAGTGGATCTCAATATAGTTCGTGTTCTGCGAAAACGCAAAAACGAATGTATGCGTTGGTACAATTATGAAAAAGAAGATGTTTATCAATTCTGTGGTCCTATGTTCACTGAATATGAAGATGCAGCCGTCAACTACTACATTAAAT ATGGAGAATTACACTGGTCAACAAGTGTTGTTGATGCTTTCATGAAACAGAAACATCGTTTACTATGGGAAAAACGTTACGGCCCAGTTGGTAAAGCTTCTGATGAGAAAAAGAAACTAGCTGCAGCTGGTGATAAAGCAACTAAAGAGGGAAATTTCATTTCGAAAATACGAGAAATTGGGTTTGGTAGAGATATACCGAAAGAAGTTCATCTGTAG